The following are encoded in a window of Qipengyuania soli genomic DNA:
- a CDS encoding acyl-CoA dehydrogenase family protein — MDFSLSENQSLWRDRVRGFMDAHVYRAEEVYRSQLGECGDERWQVPPIIEGLKARAYSEGLWNLFLPPSEHDEDDYRGAGLSNLDYALCAEEMGRVGFASEAFNCSAPDTGNMEVLHRYGTQEQKAQWLRPLLDGEIRSAFLMTEPDVASSDATNIQTSIRREGKEYVINGRKWWSSGVGDPRCKVAIVMGKTVPDANAHQQQSQILVPLDTPGVEVVRMLPVFGYDGAPHGHGEVVLRDVRVPASNIILGEGRGFEIAQGRLGPGRIHHCMRAIGAAERAIEKMAERLQSRVAFGKRLSEQSVWEQRLGEARLDIEMARLLCLKAADMMDKAGNKAAKLEIALIKVAAPRTALRVLDHAMQAHGAGGLSDDFGLAEVYAGMRALRIADGPDEVHLRSIARMEFGKFRDRMADWRERRGS, encoded by the coding sequence ATGGATTTCAGCCTTTCCGAGAATCAGTCCCTTTGGCGCGATCGCGTGCGAGGCTTCATGGACGCGCATGTTTATCGAGCAGAGGAGGTATACCGATCCCAGCTGGGCGAGTGCGGAGACGAGCGCTGGCAGGTGCCGCCAATCATCGAGGGGCTGAAAGCACGCGCCTACTCCGAGGGTCTATGGAATCTCTTCCTGCCGCCCAGCGAGCACGACGAGGACGACTATCGCGGAGCCGGACTCAGCAATCTGGACTACGCACTGTGTGCAGAAGAAATGGGGCGGGTCGGCTTTGCTTCGGAAGCGTTCAACTGTTCGGCACCTGACACCGGCAATATGGAGGTTCTGCACCGCTACGGAACGCAGGAGCAAAAGGCGCAATGGCTGAGGCCGCTGCTTGATGGAGAGATCCGTTCTGCCTTCCTGATGACCGAACCCGATGTCGCATCTTCCGATGCGACCAATATCCAGACCTCGATCCGCCGCGAGGGGAAAGAATATGTCATCAACGGGCGTAAATGGTGGTCGTCTGGCGTTGGCGATCCGCGCTGCAAGGTGGCGATTGTCATGGGCAAGACCGTCCCGGACGCGAATGCGCACCAGCAGCAATCGCAAATCCTTGTTCCGCTCGACACGCCCGGAGTAGAGGTCGTGCGGATGCTGCCGGTCTTCGGTTATGATGGAGCTCCACACGGCCATGGCGAGGTGGTGCTACGCGATGTCCGGGTTCCTGCCAGCAATATCATACTCGGAGAGGGTCGCGGGTTTGAAATCGCGCAAGGCAGGCTCGGTCCCGGCCGAATTCATCATTGCATGCGCGCTATCGGTGCCGCCGAGCGTGCCATAGAGAAAATGGCAGAGAGGCTTCAATCGCGGGTCGCGTTCGGCAAGCGATTGTCCGAACAATCGGTGTGGGAGCAACGCCTGGGCGAAGCGCGGCTCGATATCGAGATGGCACGGCTCCTGTGCCTCAAGGCCGCCGACATGATGGACAAAGCAGGCAACAAGGCGGCCAAACTGGAGATCGCCCTGATCAAGGTCGCCGCGCCGCGGACCGCGCTGCGCGTTCTCGATCATGCAATGCAAGCCCATGGTGCAGGAGGACTCTCGGATGATTTCGGCCTGGCCGAAGTCTATGCCGGTATGCGCGCGTTGCGGATCGCAGATGGTCCCGACGAGGTGCACTTGCGATCGATTGCCCGGATGGAATTCGGGAAATTCAGGGACCGTATGGCCGACTGGCGAGAACGCAGGGGCTCATGA
- a CDS encoding cupin domain-containing protein, with protein MDRREHIEFVQSQMLPWQRIGAGLARPDAEYKMLSRNPESGACSALMRYPSGWSRLGPEQILADEEFFVLDGSLEMDGELYEADSYAFLPAGWNRNSMESKNGCVLIAFYNREPVLVGDMGNCDTARAIPHLRTRQMAWDMTLNDPNLRHL; from the coding sequence ATGGACCGTCGTGAGCATATCGAGTTTGTGCAGTCGCAAATGCTCCCATGGCAACGCATTGGGGCTGGGCTCGCACGACCCGATGCCGAGTATAAGATGCTCAGCCGTAACCCTGAAAGTGGGGCTTGCAGTGCATTGATGCGCTATCCTTCTGGCTGGTCGCGCTTGGGGCCGGAGCAGATTCTGGCAGATGAGGAATTCTTCGTTCTCGATGGATCACTGGAAATGGATGGCGAACTGTATGAAGCGGACAGCTATGCCTTCCTGCCTGCCGGGTGGAATCGCAACAGCATGGAGAGCAAGAACGGCTGCGTCTTGATTGCATTCTACAATCGCGAACCCGTTCTCGTCGGAGATATGGGCAACTGCGACACGGCGCGTGCGATCCCGCATCTCAGGACGCGGCAGATGGCTTGGGACATGACGCTCAATGACCCCAATCTGCGCCATCTGTGA
- the pdxH gene encoding pyridoxamine 5'-phosphate oxidase: MNGLSDDPHELFGSWYAKASRHPEIADASAVNLATASKNAIPSNRMVLLKGHDASGFVIYTNLGSRKANELTANPHAALCFHWAPLRLQVRIEGSVQPVSDEEANAYFASRPLASRIGAWASKQSVPLESRRKLIARIARFTSSFALKDPGRPPFWSGFRIAPRRFEFWTEGEYRVHDRVVFEKQDNDRWERYLLYP, translated from the coding sequence ATGAACGGCCTTTCCGACGATCCGCATGAACTTTTCGGATCTTGGTATGCAAAAGCGTCCCGACATCCCGAAATTGCCGATGCGAGTGCGGTCAATCTTGCAACGGCAAGCAAGAATGCCATTCCATCGAACCGCATGGTCCTGCTCAAAGGGCACGACGCATCGGGCTTTGTGATTTACACCAATCTTGGCAGTCGCAAGGCCAACGAGTTGACAGCCAATCCCCATGCCGCCCTCTGCTTTCATTGGGCTCCGCTGCGCCTTCAGGTCCGGATCGAGGGATCAGTCCAGCCAGTTAGCGATGAGGAAGCCAACGCCTATTTCGCCTCAAGACCGCTCGCCAGCAGGATCGGCGCATGGGCGTCGAAGCAATCAGTCCCTCTTGAGAGTCGCAGGAAACTGATTGCACGTATTGCGCGATTCACATCTTCCTTTGCCCTGAAAGATCCGGGCCGCCCGCCGTTCTGGTCAGGTTTCAGGATCGCGCCTCGTCGCTTTGAGTTCTGGACCGAAGGGGAATACCGGGTGCACGACCGCGTA